One part of the Gossypium raimondii isolate GPD5lz chromosome 1, ASM2569854v1, whole genome shotgun sequence genome encodes these proteins:
- the LOC128041800 gene encoding uncharacterized protein LOC128041800, which produces MRMVLFIQENDLVVWDIIMDGPSVSSKQEGKLLVSKSKSEWNEEVKRSIQLNAKAMYILFFALGPDEYSRVLTCSNAKEIWNKLEVTHEGTSQVRKSKLGILTLNYETFKMKPREDIKEMSDRFTIITNEFKSYGKTYPNEEVVRKILQKLPIKWEAKVIAIENAKNLETLTLDELIGSLLTHDMRLNKGGEEEKVMKKNVGIALKSTTNEGSELSEEVDEDKELKMFARRFKSKKLGHIKYDCPQHKKKGSSKKKAYVAAWSDEDSSDDEVANLCILAINDTKVTSNSSTLNDYSFDELQDACDELGLKFEVVMSKHKKSVSNLRNENDLLSKNNHEL; this is translated from the exons ATGAGGATGGTATTGTTCATCCAAGAAAATGATCTTGTTGTTTGGGACATTATTATGGATGGTCCTTCAGTTTCATCCAAACAAGAAGGAAAGCTTTTAGTTTCAAAAAGTAAGAGTGAATGGAATGAGGAAGTTAAGAGAAGCATTCAACTTAATGCCAAGGCAATGTACATTCTATTTTTTGCACTTGGTCCGGATGAGTATAGTAGAGTTTTGACTTGTTCAAATGCCAAGGAGATATGGAACAAGCTTGAAGTCACCCACGAAGGCACTAGCCAAGTGAGGAAGTCTAAACTTGGAATCCTTACACTCAACTATGAAACTTTCAAGATGAAGCCTAGAGAAGATATCAAGGAGATGTCCGATCGATTTACAATCATCACAAATGAATTTAAGTCTTATGGAAAGACTTATCCAAATGAAGAAGTGGTAagaaaaattcttcaaaaattaCCTATAAAATGGGAAGCCAAAGTGATCGCAATTGAAAATGCAAAGAATTTAGAAACTTTGACATTGGATGAGCTCATCGGTTCTTTACTTACACATGATATGAGACTAAACAAAGGGggtgaagaagaaaaagttatGAAGAAAAATGTTGGCATTGCTTTAAAATCAACCACAAATGAAGGTAGTGAATTAAGTGAAGAGGTGGATGAAGACAAAGAGCTGAAGATGTTTGCTAGGAGATTCAAGAG CAAGAAACTGGGACACATCAAGTACGATTGTCCTCAACATAAAAAGAAAGGGTCTAGCAAAAAAAAGGCCTATGTTGCTGCTTGGAGTGATGAAGATTCATCCGATGATGAAGTAGCCAACTTATGTATTCTGGCCATCAATGATACTAAGGTAACTTCTAACTCATCTACTCTAAATGATTATTCTTTTGATGAGTTGCAAGATGCCTGTGATGAGTTGGGTTTGAAATTTGAAGTCGTGATGTCAAAACACAAGAAAAGTgtttcaaatttgagaaatgaaaatgacttactCTCCAAAAACAATCATGAACTTTAA